The segment GGCTGGAGGCGGGCCGATCGGCCCCGACAGCGACGCCGCCCGCATCCCGGGCCGTACGACCACCCGCAAGGATCCCGATGAACGACGCCGTGCACGACTCTGCCTCCCTCAACGATTCCGCCTCCCTCAAAGACCTCGCCGCCACCGACTCCACCGCCGCGCACCGCGACGACTGGATGGCACGGGAAGAGCTCGCCGAGCGGATGATCCCGCTGGTCGGCGCGCTCACCCGCGAACACGAGGTGGTCACCTCGCTGCACGGGCACCGCCTGCTCGGACTCTCCACCACCGGCATCCTCGAGGTGCACGAGCGCGTCGCCCAGCTCGGCCACGGCCAGCTCGCGCTCACCGACACGCTCGCCGTGCTCGAGGCGCTGCGCGAGATCGCCCCCGGGGCGGCATCGATCGACGTCGCGCGCCTGGTCGAATCTCACGCGGCCGAGGGCGGCGACCTCCTCGAGCACGTGCGGGCCGCGCTGGCCGCGGCCGGCAACGCGCCCGCCGCCGAGCCCACCGATGTCGTGCTCTACGGCTTCGGCCGCATCGGGCGTCTGCTGGCGCGCATCCTCATCGCGCACACCGGCGGCGGCAACGGGCTGCGCCTGCGTGCGATCGTCGTGCGCCGCGGCGCCGAGAACGATCTCGTCAAGCGCGCCTCGCTGCTGCTGCGCGATTCCGTGCACGGGCGCTTCGAGGGATCCGTCACCGTCGACGAGGAGGCCGAGCAGATCGTCGCGAACGGCACGCGCATCCAGGTGATCTACTCCGACGACCCCGGCACGATCGACTACACCGCGTACGGCATCCACGACGCCATCGTCGTCGACAACACCGGCCGCTGGCGCGATGAGGAGGGGCTGAGCCGCCACCTGGAGTCGGCGGGCGTCGCCCGCGTGCTGCTCACCGCACCGGGCAAGGCCGCGCTGAAGAACATCGTGCACGGCATCAACCATGACACGATCGACGACGCCGACCGCATCCTGTCGGCCGCCTCGTGCACCACGAACGCCATCACCCCGGTGCTCAAGGCCATGGACGAGGCATACGGGATCGTGCGCGGGCACGTCGAGACGGTGCACTCGTTCACGAACGACCAGAACCTCATCGACAACTTCCACAAGGGCGACCGGCGCGGGCGCTCGGCGGTGCTGAACATGGTGATCGCCGAGACCGGAGCGGCCAAGGCCGTGGCGCGGGCGCTGCCGGAGCTGGCGGGCAAGCTCACCGGCTCGGCGATCCGCGTCCCCACGCCCGACGTGTCGCTCGCCGTGCTGCACCTGGGCCTGGAGCGCCCGGCGACCAAGGAGCAGCTCAACGACTACCTGCGCCGCGTATCGCTGCACTCGAAGCTGCGCCAGCAGATCGACTACGTCGAGTCGCCCGAGGTGGTCTCGAGCGACTTCGTCGGCTCGCACCGCGCAGGCATCGTCGACGGCCTGGCCACGATCGCGAACGACCGCGATGTGGTGCTCTACGTCTGGTACGACAACGAGTACGGATACTCGTGCCAGGTCGTGCGCGTGATCGAGGTCATGGCGGGCTCGCACCCGGTCGTCGTGCCGGTGCGTCGCGAGGTGACGCTCGCCGGCTGAGCCGGTCTCGGGCCGCCGCGCCGCCGCCGTCTCGGCCGTGTCGGTGGCTCGGGGCAGGATGAGGGGATGACACTGCGCACCCTGCTGAGCGAACGGCTGCGCTCGCATCGGCTCAGCGCCCCTGCGCGCACGCCCGTTGCCGCGGCGGAACACATGCTCGCCGTGCAGGCCCAGGACTTCGGGGCGGGGCGCTGGGCGCTCGCCGCTCGCTCGGCGGGGTCGCCGACGATGGACGCGGTCGACACGGCCTTCGACGAAGGTGCTCTCGTGCGCACCTGGCCGATGCGCGGCACGCTGCACATCCTGCCCGCGTGCGACGTCCGCTGGGTGCTCGGGCTCACGGCCGACCGTCAGCGCAGGCAGGACGCCGGGCGCATGCGTGAACTCGGCATCGACGACGCCGTCGTCGGACGCGCGCGGGACGTCCTCGTCGCCGCGCTGAGCGGGGGAGGGCTCGCGCGGGCAGAGCTCTTCGCCGCGTGGATGAGTGCCGGCATCGACCCGGGCGGGCAGCGCGGCAACCACCTCCTCGCCGAGCTCTCGTGGCAGGGTCTGATCGTGCAGGGCCCGGTCGTGCACCGCGACGGGGCGGCGAGCCGCGAACAGTGCTTCGTGCTCGCGGACGGATGGCTGCCGGATGTTCCCGCGCCCGACGACCCGCTCGCGGAGTTCTTCCTCCGCTACGTCGACGGCCACGGCCCGGCCACCGCAGAGGACTTCGCGTGGTGGTCGGGGCTCACCCTCACGCAGGCGCGGGATGCGGCAGCGCGCGGCGCCGTGCGGACCGACCGCATCACGGAGGTCGACGAGGGCGTGTTCCTCGCCCGCACCCGCCCGCGGCGGTCGCCGAAGGCGAACGGTGTGCTCACCCTCGGCGCGTTCGAGGAGTTCTACATCTCGTACGCCGACCGCTCGCCGGTCGCCGATGCGGCGGCGCAGAAGGCGACGGGGCCCGGCAGGAACGGCATGGTGCGGCCCATCATCCTCGCCGAGGGGCGGATCGTCGGAAACTGGACGCACTCGCTCGCCGTGGGCCGGCATCGAGAGGAACCCGTCGCCGAGATGCTCGATCCGGCGATCGATCCGGGCGACGTGCGGGCCGCCCTGTCGCGGTACGCCGACTTCGTGACCGGCTGATCCGCCTCACTGGCTCACTGGCTCGCGTGCCGATCCAGGAACTCGTACACCTCGCCGTCGTCGACGCCGGGGAAGTTGCCGCGGGGGAGCGGGGAGAACATGTGCGTGTGCACACGAGCACTCGGCCACGCCTTGCCGCTCCAGCGCTCGGCGATGTCGGCGGGAGCGCGGCGGCAGCACGACTCGTCGGGGCACGTCGACTGGGCGCGGTGCGACGTCTCCCGTCCGCGCCACCACCGCGCGTCGTCGAACGGCACGCCCACCGTGACAGAGAACCCGCCGTCGGTCGACGAGCCCGTCTGCGTCGAGCACCAGTAGGTGCCCGCGGGGGTGTCCGTGTACTGGTAGTGCTCGGTGGTGCGGTTGTGCTGGGTGAACGCGATGCGGGCGGAGAAGCGCTGGCACACCGGCTGGCCTTCCACGGCACCGGTCACGTCCATCGGCAGCGGCAGGTCGTCGTTCTCGTAGACGCGCGTGATCGCACCGGTCTCGTCGACGCGCAGGAAGTGCAGGCTCATGCCGAGGTGCACGGTCATGAGGTTGGTCATGCGCATCCCGGCCGCCTCGTGCGTCACGCCGAAAGCATCGCGGAAGTCCTCCACGGCGAGATTGCGGTCCTTCTTGGCCTGCTGCAGGAACGCGGTGCCGGCCGTTTCGGGGATGAGGCAGCACGCGGCGAAGTAGTTGATCTCGAGCCGCTGCTGCAGGAAGTCGGCGTACGAGGTGGGCGGGGTGTGCCCGAGCAGGCGGTGCGCCATGGCCTGCAGGGCCATCGACCGCAGACCGTGCCCGCCCGGTATGGAGGCCGGCGGCAGGTAGATGCGCCCGTGCTCCAGGTCGGTCACCGAGCGGGTGGAGTGCGGCAGATCGTCGACGTAGATGAGCTCGAAGCCCAGCCGCTCGGCCATGATGTTCACGGTGCGGTGGGTGAGCGCGCCCGAGACGTGGCCCGCCGCCTTGAGCTGCTTCTCGGCGAGCTGCTCGATGTCGGGCAGGTGGTTGTTCTGCGCGCGCATCCGCAGTCGCAGCTCGGTGTTGGCCCTGCGCGCCTCCTCGGGGGTCGCGATGGCCTCGCTCTCGCGCCGCACCAGCTCGCGGTGCAGGCCGAGGATCGACTCGATCGTCGCATCCGACATGCCCTTCGTGACGCGGATGGGCGCGATGCCGAGCTGGCGGAACACCGAGCTGTTCTGCGCCCGCTCGAGCTCGATCTCCAGCGCCGCGCGCCCGTTCGGTGGCTCGCCGGAGATGAGATCGGAGACCTGCGTGCCCGTCGCCTCGGCGATCGCCTGGAGCAGCGACAGCTTCGGTTCGCGCTTGCCGTTCTCGATGAGGCTCAGCTGCGATCCGGCCACGCCGACGAGCGCCCCCAGGTCGTCGAGGGTGAGCGCCGCCTGCGTACGGCGATGACGGATGCGGTGTCCGAGAGTGCTGAGCTCGAGTCCGGTGGAAGCCATTCCTTGATCATAGCGAAAGAAACCAGATTCTTACGACGGAGATCGTCGATAAATCGTGGAACTCGGCACAAGAATGAAGACAAGGCATCCCGCTTCGAAGGAGTAGACATGGCCGTCGCCGAGCTGCACACCCCTCAGGTTCCCGCCGCCGCCCCGTTGCGCGCGTTCGGAGCGGCCCCCTCCTACGACACTCCTGCCTTCGCCGAGCTGGTCTCCTGGGTCGACGGCATCCGTGCGCTCACCCAGCCCGACCGCGTGCACTGGGTCGGCGGTTCGCGCGCCGAGAACGACGCGCTGCTGCGCGACCTCGTCGACGAGGGCAAGCTCATCAAGCTCAACCCGGAATGGCGCCCTGGTTCCTACCTCGCGCGCTCGCATCCCAGCGACGTCGCCCGCACCGAGGCGCGCACCTTCATCGCGTCCGAGAACGAGGTCGACGCCGGCCCTACGAACAACTGGGCCGACCCGACCGAGATGCACGCGACGATGGACCGGATCTTCGAGGGATCGATGCGCGGTCGCACCATGTACGTCGTCCCGTTCTCGATGGGCGCCGTCGGAGGCCCGCTCTCGCACATCGGCGTGCAGGTCACCGACAGCGCATACGCCGTCGCCTCGATCGGCATCATGACCCGCGTCGGCGACGCGGTGATGCGCGAGATCGCCGCGGGCAAGCCATGGGTCAAGACCGTGCACAGCGTCGGTGCGCCCCTCGAGCCGGGCGAGGCCGACGTCGAATGGCCCTGCAACGACGAGAAGTACATCGTGCATTTTCCCGACACGCTCGAGGTCTACTCGTACGGCTCGGGATACGGCGGCAACGCCATCCTCGCCAAGAAGTGCTTCGCGCTGCGGATCGCCTCGGTGATCGCCCGCGACGAGGGATGGCTCGCCGAGCACATGCTTCTCATCCGGGTCGTCTCGCCCGAGGGCAAGTCGTACCACGTCGCCGCCGCCTTCCCCTCCGCATGCGGCAAGACGAACCTCGCCATGCTGCGCCCGACCATCCCCGGATGGCGGGTGGAGACCCTCGGTGACGACATCACCTGGATCCGTCCCGGCGAGGACGGGCGTCTGTGGGCCATCAACCCCGAGGCGGGCTTCTTCGGCGTCGCGCCCGGTACGGGCGAGTCGACCAACGTCACCGCCGTCGAGACGCTGTGGGGCAACACGATCTTCACGAACGTGGCGCTGCGCCCCGACGGGGACGTGTGGTGGGAGGGCCTGACCGACACCCCGCCGGCGAACCTCGTCGACTGGGAGGGCAACGCGTGGACGCCCGACTCGGGCCGGCCCGCAGCCCACCCCAACTCGCGCTTCACCGTCTCCGCCGCGCAGTGCCCGCAGATCTCCGACGACTGGGAAGAGGCAGTCCCGCTCGACGTCATCCTCTTCGGCGGACGCCGTGCGACGAATGTTCCGCTCGTCGTGGAGGCCACCGACTGGAGCCACGGCGTCTTCCTCGGTGCGACGATCTCGTCCGAGCGGACGGCCGCCGCGGAGGGCACGCTGGGGGAGCTCCGCCGCGACCCGTTCGCGATGCTGCCGTTCTGCGGGTACAACATGGGCGACTACTTCGCGCACTGGCTGCGCGTTGGCCGCTCGGTGCGCTTCGACCGCCTGCCGCGGATCTTCCAGGTCAACTGGTTCCGCCGCGGCGATGACGGGCGCTTCCTGTGGCCGGGCTTCGGCGACAACTCGCGGGTGATCGACTGGATCATCCGCCGCGTGGAGGGTCAGGTCACGGCCGTCGACAGTCCGATCGGACGCCTGCCGCGGATCGAAGACCTCGACCTCGAGGGCGTGGATGTGTCGGATGCGGATCTTGCCGAGCTGTTCGCCGTCGACCCCGAATCCTGGTCGCGCGAAGCCGAATCGACCGAGGAGTTCTTCGACACCTTCGGCGACCGCCTGCCGGCCGCGCTGCGCACCGAGCTGTCGGCGCTGCGACACCGGCTCGCACGCGCCTGAGGCGCGATCACAGACCCGCGGCGGCGGGATGGCGGGGCGACCAAGGCTGAGTGTTCCCCGGCATCCCGCCGCCGCGTCTACACCAGCAGCTGGTGGCGGGCGAGGTCGCGATACAGCGGCGTCGACTCGAGGAGCTCCTCGTGCGTGCCCTGGCCGACCACTTCGCCCCCCTGCAGCACGACGATGCGGTCGCTGTCGATGACGGTCGACAGGCGGTGCGCGATCACGATGAGCGTGCGCCCGGTGGCGACGGCGTCGATGGCCTCGCGCATCCGCTGCTCGTTCACGCCGTCCAGCGACGAGGTCGACTCGTCCAGCAGCAGCACGGGAGCCTCGGTGAGCAGCGCACGCGCGATCGCGAGCCTCTGGCGCTCGCCGCCCGACAGCATCACGCCGTCTTCGCCGACCGGCGCATCAAGCCCGAGGGGAGAGCGCTCCAGCACGTCGCCGAGGTTGACGGCGCGCAGCACCTGTTCGCACTGCGCATCGGTCGCGTCGGGAGAGGCGAGGCGCAGGTTGTCTGCGAGCGTTCCCGCCAGGGTCGGCGCATCCTGCTCGACGTACCCGAAATGCGCCCGCAGCTCGTCGCGCGGGTACGTGCGCACGTCGTCGCCGTTGAGGCGGATCGAGCCGGAGGTGGGGTCGTAGAAGCGCTCGATGAGCGAGAGGATCGTGCTCTTGCCCGCGCCCGACGGCCCGACCAGGGCGAGGCGCGAACCGCGGGTCACCGGGAACGACACGCCGCGCAGCACCTCGCGCGGTCCGCCCGTGGCGTCGCCGTCGAGCGCATCCGTGGGCTCGACGTGTGCGTCGACGAGCAGGTCCTTCGCCGCGCGTTCGGCAGAGCGGCGTGCCTCGACCACGTTCGCCGGGTACTGGAAGCGCACGTCGCGGAACTCGACGATCGGCGAGCCGGCGACCATGAGGCGCTCGCCGCGCACGGGCTCGTCGGTCGCGTCCTCCGCGGGCAGATCGAGCACCTCCTGGATGCGCCCGAGTGCGCCGAGTGCCTGGTTCACCGAGGTGATGGCGCCGAACGCCGAGGCCAGCGGCATGATCATCATGAAGAGGAACATGATGAAGATCACGAGGCTCGCGATCGACAGTGCTCCCGCCGCCACGCGGAACCCGCCGACGCCGAGTACGACCAGCAGCGACAGCTGCATCGCGATTCCGGCGACGGGTACGACGAGGGCCGAGATCTTCGCGATCCGCACGCCGATCCCGTACGCCTCCTCCGCCAGCCCGGTGACGGCGACGGTCTCGCGCTCGGTAGCGCCCGATGCGCGCACCGTGCGGATCGACCCCACTGCGCGCTCCACGCCCGAGGCGAGCTCGCCCACCTTCTCCTGCTGCGCGGTCGAGGCGGTGCGGATGCGTCCGCTGAGCAGCACGACGACGACGACGGATGCGCCGACCACGAGCACGATGAGTCCGAGGAGGACCGGATCGATCACGAGCATGGCGATGAGTGCGCCGGCGAACAGCAGCACGTTGCCCACGGCATCCGCAAGGCCCTGCGTGAGCACCGCGTACAGCAGGGTCGTGTCGGTGCCGACGCGCGAGACGAGGTCGCCCGTGCGGCGGGCGTCGAACTCGCGGATGGGAAGGTGCAGGATGCGGGCGATGAGCTGGCGGCGGCTGGAGTAGACGACGGCGGTGCCGGTGCGCTGCAGCAGATAGTGCTGGTAGCCGGAGATCACCGATGAGACGATGACGAACGCGACGAGCAGCCAGATCAGCGCGCCCAGGGCCTGGTTGTGCTGCACCCGGTCGATCACCTGGCCTACGAGCAGCGGCTGCACGAGCGTGGCCGCCGCACCCAGGATGCTGAGGACGGCGACGACGATGAGCACCTTCTTGTGCTCGAGGAGGAAGGGCAGGAGCTGTCGGAACGTCGCGCGAGGGCCGTCGTCTGGTGCGCGGCGTCCGCGACGGCGTGGGGTCACCGTGGCGGACATGGGTGTGCTCGTCCTCTCGGAGATGGGATGTGGCTATTGTCTCCCGTACTTCTTATGCGCCGCCTGTTTCGTGACGCCCAGCGCCCCCGCGATCGCCTGCCATGAGTAGCCGGCGTTGCGTGCACGGCGCACCTGCACCTCTTCGGCGCGTGCGATCTCGCTCCGGACGCCCGCGAGGCGTCGCAGCTCGGGCAGCGGCTCGCCCTCAGGGCCGAGGGCCTGTGCGGTGATCATGTCGTCAATGTACATTGACGATCTTCGAGTGTCAACCCTTGTTGACACTCTTCCGGATCACTCAGCGCCAGAACAGGCCGAAACCGGCGTTCAAGAGAGCGAGCACGCCGACGCTCCAGAAGAGTGCCGGGGCGACGTTTCCCCCCTTGCGCTGGCGCGCACTTCCGATGCCCAGCAGTGCGCCGATGACGATCAGCACGACGAGCTTGACGGTGACCTTGAGGTAGAAGCTCATCCCGGGCTCCCAGGAGATCCCCCACGGCGCGGCGAGCGCGAGTCCGGCAAGACCAGCGATCGCCAGGCCGACGTCCATCAGCCGGGTGAACCGGCGCTGCCCGCCGAATGCCTGGGCGACCCATGCGCCGAACAGCACGGCGAAGCCGATGAGGTGGATGAAGACGACGATCTGGCGAAGGAGCTCCATGCGCCTCAGCGTAGGCCCGACGGCCCCCTCGCGCTAGACAGGCGACCCTCAGTCCCGGGCGGCTCCCGAGCGCAGGTCGAGAACGACGCGCGCGGTGCGCAGGGCGGCATCGGCCGCCTCGGCACCCTTGTCCTCGGTCGATCCGGGCAGTCCCGCGCGATCGATGCCCTGCTGCTCGTCGTCTAGCGTCAGCACGCCGAATCCGACCGGCTTGCCGGCATCCAGCGCGACGCGGTTCAGCCCATCGGTGGTCGCCGCCGAGACGTACTCGAAGTGCGGCGTGCCGCCCCGGATGATCACACCCAGGGCGACCACGGCATCCGCGCCGCCGGCGAAGGCCGCCTGTGCGGCCACGGCGAGCTCGAACGAACCCGGAACGCGCACGAGGCGGTGCGTCGCCCCCGCGGCGTCGAGGGTGCGCTCGGCGCCGGCGATGAGGCCGTCGGTGATGGTCTCGTGCCACGTGCCGGCGACGATGACCACGTTCAGGCCGCGACCGTCGATCTTTCCCGCCGTGGGTGCTCCTGCGCCGCTCATGCGTGCTCCTTCTCGGTCGTGTCGGTCTCGGTCGTGTCGATCTCGGTCGTGCCGGGCTCGTCGGATGCGGGCGCGGCGCCCTGCGCCATGGCGGCGGCGAGTTCGGCCTCGCCGATGATGTGCCCCATCCGGTCGCGCTTGGTCTCCAGGTACTGGTGGTTGTTCGGCCCGACGCCGACGATCAGCGGCACCTGCTCCACCACGTCGAGGCCGAGCTCGCGCAGGGCCTCGACCTTCGTGGTGTTGTTCGTCATCAGGCGCACCCGCGAGATGCCGAGATCGGTGAGGATGCCCGCCGCGGCCGCATAGTCGCGCGCATCGGCGGGCAGGCCGAGGGCGAGGTTGGCGTCGACGGTGTCGAGTCCGTCCTCCTGCAGGCTGTACGCCCGCAGCTTGTTGATCAGGCCGATGCCGCGCCCCTCGTGCCCGCGCATGTAGATGACCACGCCGCCCTCCGCGGCGATGGTGTCCAGCGCGGCGTCGAGCTGCGGGCCGCACTCGCACTTGAGCGAGCCGAACGCCTCACCGGTGAGGCACTCGGAGTGCACGCGCACGAGTGCGGTGCTGTCGGGCTCGCCCGAGACGACGGCGAGGTGATCGGTGCCGGTGATGCGGTCCTTGTAGGCGAGGAAGCGCATCGTGCCGTGCGTGGTGGGCACGGTGGAGTCCGCGCGCAGGCTCACGCGACGCCGCACCGGCGTCGACGAGGGGAGCGGTTC is part of the Microbacterium pseudoresistens genome and harbors:
- a CDS encoding AsnC family protein, which codes for MITAQALGPEGEPLPELRRLAGVRSEIARAEEVQVRRARNAGYSWQAIAGALGVTKQAAHKKYGRQ
- a CDS encoding phosphoenolpyruvate carboxykinase (GTP); amino-acid sequence: MAVAELHTPQVPAAAPLRAFGAAPSYDTPAFAELVSWVDGIRALTQPDRVHWVGGSRAENDALLRDLVDEGKLIKLNPEWRPGSYLARSHPSDVARTEARTFIASENEVDAGPTNNWADPTEMHATMDRIFEGSMRGRTMYVVPFSMGAVGGPLSHIGVQVTDSAYAVASIGIMTRVGDAVMREIAAGKPWVKTVHSVGAPLEPGEADVEWPCNDEKYIVHFPDTLEVYSYGSGYGGNAILAKKCFALRIASVIARDEGWLAEHMLLIRVVSPEGKSYHVAAAFPSACGKTNLAMLRPTIPGWRVETLGDDITWIRPGEDGRLWAINPEAGFFGVAPGTGESTNVTAVETLWGNTIFTNVALRPDGDVWWEGLTDTPPANLVDWEGNAWTPDSGRPAAHPNSRFTVSAAQCPQISDDWEEAVPLDVILFGGRRATNVPLVVEATDWSHGVFLGATISSERTAAAEGTLGELRRDPFAMLPFCGYNMGDYFAHWLRVGRSVRFDRLPRIFQVNWFRRGDDGRFLWPGFGDNSRVIDWIIRRVEGQVTAVDSPIGRLPRIEDLDLEGVDVSDADLAELFAVDPESWSREAESTEEFFDTFGDRLPAALRTELSALRHRLARA
- the ribH gene encoding 6,7-dimethyl-8-ribityllumazine synthase — encoded protein: MSGAGAPTAGKIDGRGLNVVIVAGTWHETITDGLIAGAERTLDAAGATHRLVRVPGSFELAVAAQAAFAGGADAVVALGVIIRGGTPHFEYVSAATTDGLNRVALDAGKPVGFGVLTLDDEQQGIDRAGLPGSTEDKGAEAADAALRTARVVLDLRSGAARD
- the ribA gene encoding GTP cyclohydrolase II, translated to MSLSPIPEALDALRAGRPVLVADDENRENEGDVILSAQLATPEWIAWTVRWSSGLLCAPMPAELADALNLPPMVSMNEDARSTAYTVSVDAAVGVTTGISASDRARTLNVLSNPDSTPGDLIRPGHILPLRAVDGGVRERSGHTEAAVELMRLAGLAPVGAIAEVVAEDGSMMRLPELQELGAREQIPVITIEQLIGYLNEHEPLPSSTPVRRRVSLRADSTVPTTHGTMRFLAYKDRITGTDHLAVVSGEPDSTALVRVHSECLTGEAFGSLKCECGPQLDAALDTIAAEGGVVIYMRGHEGRGIGLINKLRAYSLQEDGLDTVDANLALGLPADARDYAAAAGILTDLGISRVRLMTNNTTKVEALRELGLDVVEQVPLIVGVGPNNHQYLETKRDRMGHIIGEAELAAAMAQGAAPASDEPGTTEIDTTETDTTEKEHA
- a CDS encoding winged helix DNA-binding domain-containing protein; this encodes MTLRTLLSERLRSHRLSAPARTPVAAAEHMLAVQAQDFGAGRWALAARSAGSPTMDAVDTAFDEGALVRTWPMRGTLHILPACDVRWVLGLTADRQRRQDAGRMRELGIDDAVVGRARDVLVAALSGGGLARAELFAAWMSAGIDPGGQRGNHLLAELSWQGLIVQGPVVHRDGAASREQCFVLADGWLPDVPAPDDPLAEFFLRYVDGHGPATAEDFAWWSGLTLTQARDAAARGAVRTDRITEVDEGVFLARTRPRRSPKANGVLTLGAFEEFYISYADRSPVADAAAQKATGPGRNGMVRPIILAEGRIVGNWTHSLAVGRHREEPVAEMLDPAIDPGDVRAALSRYADFVTG
- a CDS encoding Fe-S protein, yielding MELLRQIVVFIHLIGFAVLFGAWVAQAFGGQRRFTRLMDVGLAIAGLAGLALAAPWGISWEPGMSFYLKVTVKLVVLIVIGALLGIGSARQRKGGNVAPALFWSVGVLALLNAGFGLFWR
- a CDS encoding ABC transporter ATP-binding protein; the protein is MSATVTPRRRGRRAPDDGPRATFRQLLPFLLEHKKVLIVVAVLSILGAAATLVQPLLVGQVIDRVQHNQALGALIWLLVAFVIVSSVISGYQHYLLQRTGTAVVYSSRRQLIARILHLPIREFDARRTGDLVSRVGTDTTLLYAVLTQGLADAVGNVLLFAGALIAMLVIDPVLLGLIVLVVGASVVVVVLLSGRIRTASTAQQEKVGELASGVERAVGSIRTVRASGATERETVAVTGLAEEAYGIGVRIAKISALVVPVAGIAMQLSLLVVLGVGGFRVAAGALSIASLVIFIMFLFMMIMPLASAFGAITSVNQALGALGRIQEVLDLPAEDATDEPVRGERLMVAGSPIVEFRDVRFQYPANVVEARRSAERAAKDLLVDAHVEPTDALDGDATGGPREVLRGVSFPVTRGSRLALVGPSGAGKSTILSLIERFYDPTSGSIRLNGDDVRTYPRDELRAHFGYVEQDAPTLAGTLADNLRLASPDATDAQCEQVLRAVNLGDVLERSPLGLDAPVGEDGVMLSGGERQRLAIARALLTEAPVLLLDESTSSLDGVNEQRMREAIDAVATGRTLIVIAHRLSTVIDSDRIVVLQGGEVVGQGTHEELLESTPLYRDLARHQLLV
- a CDS encoding XRE family transcriptional regulator gives rise to the protein MASTGLELSTLGHRIRHRRTQAALTLDDLGALVGVAGSQLSLIENGKREPKLSLLQAIAEATGTQVSDLISGEPPNGRAALEIELERAQNSSVFRQLGIAPIRVTKGMSDATIESILGLHRELVRRESEAIATPEEARRANTELRLRMRAQNNHLPDIEQLAEKQLKAAGHVSGALTHRTVNIMAERLGFELIYVDDLPHSTRSVTDLEHGRIYLPPASIPGGHGLRSMALQAMAHRLLGHTPPTSYADFLQQRLEINYFAACCLIPETAGTAFLQQAKKDRNLAVEDFRDAFGVTHEAAGMRMTNLMTVHLGMSLHFLRVDETGAITRVYENDDLPLPMDVTGAVEGQPVCQRFSARIAFTQHNRTTEHYQYTDTPAGTYWCSTQTGSSTDGGFSVTVGVPFDDARWWRGRETSHRAQSTCPDESCCRRAPADIAERWSGKAWPSARVHTHMFSPLPRGNFPGVDDGEVYEFLDRHASQ
- a CDS encoding glyceraldehyde-3-phosphate dehydrogenase, coding for MNDAVHDSASLNDSASLKDLAATDSTAAHRDDWMAREELAERMIPLVGALTREHEVVTSLHGHRLLGLSTTGILEVHERVAQLGHGQLALTDTLAVLEALREIAPGAASIDVARLVESHAAEGGDLLEHVRAALAAAGNAPAAEPTDVVLYGFGRIGRLLARILIAHTGGGNGLRLRAIVVRRGAENDLVKRASLLLRDSVHGRFEGSVTVDEEAEQIVANGTRIQVIYSDDPGTIDYTAYGIHDAIVVDNTGRWRDEEGLSRHLESAGVARVLLTAPGKAALKNIVHGINHDTIDDADRILSAASCTTNAITPVLKAMDEAYGIVRGHVETVHSFTNDQNLIDNFHKGDRRGRSAVLNMVIAETGAAKAVARALPELAGKLTGSAIRVPTPDVSLAVLHLGLERPATKEQLNDYLRRVSLHSKLRQQIDYVESPEVVSSDFVGSHRAGIVDGLATIANDRDVVLYVWYDNEYGYSCQVVRVIEVMAGSHPVVVPVRREVTLAG